The DNA sequence TTGGTGGCATTGTTGTGCATTACggtaaaactatttttaaatgtTGCAGATGTCTGTGTTTGTGATCCCTATATTTAACCATGGCGAAAAGCTTGTTAGAGCTAATGGTAAGCTACATTACTTAGACGGGAAGGTAGAGAAGTTTCCTCCAATGGATATTGATTTCGTAAACAAGAAGGACTTGGAGGAACTTTTCAAGGGTTTGGGGTACTTGACATACAAACAAATCTACTGGCACGACCCAACTGTTATTGAGTTCGAGGATGGTCTGCATGTGCTCTATGGTGACAAGGAGATCAACAACATGTGCGACTTCACTATGAGGCATAATCTGAAGGAGTTCCACCTTTACTTTGAGCATGGAGTGGATATTCCTGTTGTAACTGACGATGAGCCTGTGGAGGAGGAAATGGTATCTGAagataaggatgtcttggtggtGACAGATTCTTCAaaatcttcttcctcctcctatgATTCATACGAGAGTGCTGAAGATGAAGCTTACAAGCCCCCTCCTCCTGGGTATGAAACTGAGAGTTCTGAGGAGTCTGTTGATGTACAaagtaaaaagaagaaaaatgggaaGTCTTGCTCACCTAACACCATGGCAAAGAGAAAGGCCTCCAGGAGATATACTGGTAAGAGGAGGATGAAACATGTTCTGAATAGAGGAATGGAAAGTGGGCCTAGTAGTGGAGATTCATGGCTAGGCCAAGGCCCAGGTAGTAGAGGCTGTGTTGGGCCGGATCTGGGTAATATGGAAGGCCCAGCTAGTGTGGGAAATGTGGGACAGAAGGGGGTTGCAACTCAGGCTGGTGAGAAATTTGTTGATGGTGCTGATATTGTATATGAGTATGAGTCTGAGGGTTTTGTGACTCCAGTTTCATCTGATGATGAGAGGGGCCCTTCTGGTCCAGATTTTAATGAGGGCAAAACATTTGGAGAGGTGCATTTTAGGCTAGGGATGCAGTTTGCAACTATTGAGCAATTTAAAAGAGCACTTAAGGATGTGTTTGTGCAAGATGGAAGGGATTACATGTACCTGAAAAATGAGCCGGGGAGAGTTAGAGCAGCTTGTGCTGAGGAAGATTGTCCTTGACTGATTTTTGTGTCGAAGAACGTGGTTACCAAGTCTTTTGAGGTCAAGACATTTCACAGTGAGCACACATGTGGCCGGGATTATGGAAGCAATCTTGCTGATAAAAATTGGGTGGCTGAGAAATTGGGGATGCGACTAAAAACGCAACCAAAGTTGACACCTAGGGAGGCAATGTAACATATAAAAGAAGACTATAATGTTCAACTGAATCGGAAGATGATTACACGAGCAATAAAGCAAACTAGGGAGTGTTGGGTAATGAAGGGGCTCAATTTGGGAAGCTGAGGGATTATCTGAATGAGATACACAAGAGCAATCTCGGGAGCACAGCACATATGAACACCTTATCCCAGCCACAAGGGCCAAACTTGTTTCAGAGATTGTATATCAGTTTTGATGCTTGCAAAAGAGGCTTCAAGAATGGGTGCAGGCCACTCATCGGGTTTGATGGGTGTTTTTTGAAGGGTTACTATGGAGGCCAACTGCTTTCTGCAGTGACCCAAGATGCAAATAATCATGTGTTTGTCATTGCATTTGGTGTAACCAGGGTTGAGAACACTGATAATCAAAAATGGTTTCTGACTTGCCTTCAGGAGGACTTCGGGGCAAGCATGCTCTTTGGATGGCATTTGATGtctgatcaacagaaagtaagttTCATAGTTACTAGCTAGCATCATGTATTGTTAGTTTTCTGCTAACTTAACTGTGTGATATAATATTCTGCAGGGTCTTGTAAGGGCAGTCCAAGAGGTGATGCCAAATGTATTTCATAGGAACTGTGTGCTGCATATGTGGAAAAACTGTAAAAAGAGGTTTAGGGACAAACAGGTTAAGGGTTGTGTTTGGGAAGCAGCTAGGAGCACAGCTCCAGTTCAGTTCAAGGCTGCAATGGATAGGTTGAAAACTGTGAGTAATGGAGCTTGGGAATACATTAGTAAGTTTGACCCTAAGGTATGGTGTAGGGCATTTTTCAGTCACTATCCTAAGAATGCTGCTGTGACAAACAACATGTGTGAGTCTTGGAACGCAGTCATTGTGGAGGCTAGGGAGAAACCAATCCTGACACTGTGTGAGGAGCTACGGGTTCATGTTATGAACAAAATGGCTAGACACAAGAGGATCCTAGGGGCATATAAAGGAAGGCTGGCTCCAGTACAACAAATAAAATTGGACAAATGGATTAAGCCAGAAAGTCACAAGTGGAATGCTCAATGGTGTGGTGACAATGACAGGGTTGTGTTTGAGGTATCCAGGAATACGCACAAGCTAGGGGTTAACCTGAAAAAGCAAACCTGCACATATAATTTTTGGCAGCTCACAGGTTAGGTGTATGCATGTCAAATCAGTTTCAATTTTTTTGGCAATGTATTTGAGCTATGGATGatcttatatttgataaattatgtTCTATAGGTGTACCTTGTGTTCATGTTGTTGCAGCAATATCCAGAGTGAGGGTAAAATCAGCTGAAGACTTCTGTCTCCATTTCTCACTATGGAGGCCATAAGGAAGACATATGACATTTGTATCAACCCTGTATCCAGTGAAGAGTTTTGGGAACTAACTGACCATCTGAAGGCAGATCCACCAAAAATTGTGAGACCTATTGGTAGACCAGTTAAGAGGAGAAAGGAATCAACTACACCTCCAGCTCCAACTGATGGCAGCAAGGTCAGAAGGACCTTCCAAGTTACCTGTAGCAAATGTGGAGAGGCTGGCCACTACTTCAAAACATGTAAGGGAGCACCTAAAAACCCTAACTGGCAACCAAAAAGCAGGAGAAATAACAAGGTATGGAAGAATTTTCTAAATAATTTGCTTTTCTTTCTGCAGCCATGGAATACTAGCAAAGTTAATTGAAATCTTAACTCATTGTTCAGGGTGGAACATCTGGCCACACTCAGAACAAACCCAAGCATCAAAGGCCGAATCCTACTTTAGAGGAAATTAGGGTTAGATATCTGAATTTTACTTTGCTATGCTTTTTGTTCTTTAGGTTTACTGGTGTCATTGGCTATGTCTGTTTAGAACTGAAGTGTTTGCCATATTATTGTTTTTACTCCTGGAATAGGCTAAGCTTAAGAAGCATAAGAAAAAGATGCCAAAGAGGCCACATGCTCCACAAGAGAAAATCCCAATATCTCAATCTGCCCCTCCAGTGGTAAATGTTATAGTATACTATGCAGTCTAACAttgtttactcattttttttttgtgtagtaACTGGCTTATTTTGAATGTTGTTGCATAGCAATCTCAATGTGAACCAGCCCAGCCAAGTCCTGCACCACCATCTAAGTCAAGTGCCAGATTCAGGCCCAAGTTGAAGACCTTTAGGCCACCAGGTCCTCTGAATCCACAAACAGGCCACCAACCAGTAGCTACACCAGAAAATCTTGAGGCCATCACCAAGGAAACAGTTGCTGCATCAAGTGGAGGAACCTCTTTAGACTTATTGAAGTTCATTCCAATACCAAATTTCAGGCCACCAAAGCAGAATTAGTTAACTAGGAATTTTAGACTATAAGACTTATCTGTTTGTCTTGCTGTTTATGTTTTTTGGTTGCTAGTCCAGAATTCTGAAAACTGCATATGTTTAAGGACATGTTTTTTTGGAAAACTACTTAATCTCACATAGTGTGTGAGTTTTATTTTGTAAACTTTGTCTGGTGTACCTTGTGTGTTACCTTATGGAAACTTTGCCTCACATGGCTTGTGAACTGCATATTCCAAATCTTGGATTTGTGAAATGACAATGTATAATCCTTGTGTAAATGTGTATTGTTACTATGTTTTCAGTTTCTTTTAACCATGATTCTGTCAATCAATTACACACAAATCATGAAATACAGAAAATACTCATAACTGACTAAACAAACTCTATTAAtccagaaacatattttattacaatttcatattcttttctttcactacatccagaaattgcccccattACAAAACACTGAATTTACAAGTTCAAAGGCATATTAACATTATACAACTGTTACTAGACTACATCCCTTTTTCTATTACAATGCCTAGCAAAATCAACCCAAACACTTTCCATCTGCTAAGAGCACCACTGTTCTTATCATCGCTTTTGACCTCATCCATCTTCTTCTCTATCTCTTCAATTCTTTCTTCCATCTTTTTCGTTGGGTCCGATACTCCATCTTGTACCACTTCATCAATACAAAAAGAGGCAACATACTCATCTAGCCAGGCAAAGTATTTGCAATGTCCTGTGTTGTTCTACATCAAACATGCCTACTGTTCAACTCcaacaagttaccaaaataacGCAGCAACCCAAACAAAAACGATTCCGAAAAATTTACCCTAAAATAAGAACAACCAAAGAAAAGCCTCCTAGGATTTTTTGAAGTTCCAGATTTGAACAAAATGGCGTATGATTCGCAATTGCACACTGGAGGAACaaatttcttcttcatccttctcgACGCTCCTTCCAGAATGCTTCCATCGGCACTCGTTCCACTGCCCCAACTCTCCTCACCCCCACCGCATCTTTTCTCGCGACTGAATGAAGCACCAGAATTTGCAGTTGTCATGCCCGCCATTGCAGGTCCTCTCACATAGCCAGAAGATGCAAACCCTAAACCTTTTCAATCATTCAATAATGGGGGAATATTAACCCAATGCAACGACGCCGTTTCAGTTGCAGGGAGGGGGTTTTGAGTCCCTGCAACAACTTTCACTTACACGTGGCACCTGCAGTTGACAACTCAGCCTCCACCTGACACGTCATCCAGGCAACATGTTAGCAACCGGTCACAGGGGTCGATTCGTTCACTTATGTTGTTGGTTGAGGACCAAGTTGAGGTTTCTAAATGATAAAGGTGCGATATGTCTCACTTTAAAATGTTCAGGGGCCGGAAAGGGTATTTACCCTATAATTAAAGAATATTAAAACTCCATATTACTTTGGAGTATCAAATTACGTGCGCACTTCACACATGTACAAACTCAGATACAGTTAATTCgttaattttatgtgaagttgattgttaagaatagttaaataatttgataaatttaactaaattatcatctaatgcagttaatttcatatgaaattaatagttgagaattcgttaaatgatttgataaatttaactaaattatcatttaacaattcttaactatcaactttaaCTTTACATGAAATTAACTCCACTTGAGTTTCTAATTATACACACTCTTCGTTGCtcgttaattttttgttaaatggGTTATTGTGTTTGGAACAGTAAATTTTCGTTCTGCCATTTTTAAGTGTTAGCCATATTTTTTACGCTTTTCTTTTGAATGATTGGAATGCTTAATATTGTTAAGTGTTTTGAAGTGTCAACTGAACATGGATAAATAATCAGGTCGCGAACTCATTGTTCTTTGTAATTCCTAATTGAGGGCGGTCTCCAAAGTCATTTTTGCTATTTGAAAAAATTAAGAGTTATTGAATTTTTATGTTCATAGTGTTAAATAATGACATCTGACATTGAATGTCCTTGTTGAAAATTACATAGTTAGAGGGTGTTCTAGTTGTTGAATTGCACTGCCATAATCTGAAACTGTTTGTGCTTATTTTTATTGAAGTATTTACATGGATATGGTTACTTGAAATGTGGAACTACCTTGGTTTGACGGTAATATAACAAGACAATGAACTTTACATTTGTTATTGGCTCATGTTGCTTTTATAGTTTTATTGCATGCAGTTATCAAAGGCAATGCTAGACACTTGAGCAATTGAAGCAATTACCATTTATGATAGAAGATGTGTAACGTGTTATGCAAGTTAGTTACATAGATGATAGAATAATGAAATGGGGGCCTTGCAATGAGCATGGTATAAAAGAATAAACAATTGTCTACAACTGTGCACAAGTATAAGTATAATTGACAATGATAGCAAATTTCTCAGATGAACTAGTGTATACAAAAGAAAACACTAAATCATCTATCTGGATCTAAACAAGGAATGAGTTATGTATACTGTATAGAGCTGAATACACATTGAAACATACCAATACCAATTGTCAAGGGTGCGTGTTATTTTACCGATTGCCCCTCCGTCCTGAaatgatttgaattaaataaatatttgtatatatcTGAAACGACGTTAATAAGAAAAAGATGAAACCTGAATAGAATAGAAAAGATTAGACGGGAAGGTTAACGACGTCGTTCTTATAAGAAGGAGGGTTATTGGGAGGGGGATTGGAAGAGGAGGAAGTGGATTTAGAGGTGGTGAAGGTGTGATAAGAGGTGTCGtgatcgtcgtcgtcgtcgtcgtcggcaGTGGAGAGGTTGATGCAGGAGCAGCGGACAAGGGTGTTTAAGAAGGCAGAGGCGAGGTTGGTTCCCATGGCGTTCCAACAGGCTCCTTCTCCTTCCTTGGAATCCGAATTCTCCATCTTCCCATCTAACTAACTAACTCTCATCCACACGGATAAAGTACCTCCGCAAATTTCTATTTCTTGTTCCATCTCAACAAGGCCCAATAAAGCACTAAGGCCCAGGAGGTCCGTTCTAGGCCCAATTTATCATAATGTAGTGCCACGTGTTGAGCCAAGAAAGATATCTATCTTGATTGAGATAAGCAGCAACCATGGAGTGGTCTCGGAAGTTTTCAACAATCAACATTCAACGATGGCAAACTTTTCAATCCCAATCCCAAGAAACGGTTTGTCCATACCCAACTACTCAACCAAACGCCCTTCAACACTTCACACGCCCCTCAAAGTTTCTTGCTCTGAGTCTGGGACGAATTCGAATGGAATCAAGGGCCTAGCTTGTGGGATTCTTGCTGCTTGCGCTGTCTCTTCTTCTGCATTCTCTGTGACTGCTGCTAACCAGGTACAAGTCatataaatattagaaaaattttaaagtgTAACTGTACATTGGTGTTTTAGTAATTTGTAAcggttgatcttaattataaaaaatatataactaagATAACACCAAATATACAGGTATACTTAAAAATTTTCCTAAATATTATGGTAAGTTAGAAAATAAGAGAATTTGTATAAGACAGTATCCAATGTGTTTGCAGAGGCTGCCGCCGCTGTCAACTGAGCCGAACCGCTGCGAGCGAGCATTTGTTGGCAACACAATTGGGCAGGCAAATGGAGTGTATGACAAACCGTTAGATCTCCGCCTCTGCGACTACACGAATGAAAAATCCAACCTCAAAGGGAAGTCCCTGTCAGCAGCACTCATGTCAGATGCTAAGTTTGATGGTGCTGACATGACAGAAGTTGTAATGTCAAAGGCTTATGCTGTTGGTGCCAGCTTCAAAGGTACTAACATTTCTCAAATTCTGTGTTTACAATGCCGTGCTACCTACATCATTCATCTTACATATGATTCGTACTACCCACTTGATGTAGAAATGTCCTGAAATGGTGCTTATGAAATATTTGTATAGGGTAACAACTTAACATGCAATGCAAGATGTGAATTCTTCAATGTATATGTTTAGGCAGGATAGTGTTGTTGCTGAATAGATAAGAGAATGATGGAAGGAACTATTGCAGGTGTGGACTTCTCAAATGCAGTGTTGGACCGTGTTAACTTTGGGAATGCGAATCTTGAAGGAGCTGTGTTTAGGAACACAGTGTTGTCAGGGTCTACTTTTGATGATGCTAAGCTGGAAGATGCAGTGTTTGAGGACACTATCATAGGTTACATTGATCTTCAGAAGCTATGCACAAATAAAACCATAAGTGATGAAGGCAGAGCTGAGCTTGGTTGTCGATCATGACAAAAATCTGGATAGTCTTGTAGATGAATGCTACATCCAAACAACAAATAAACTGCGAttatttcccttttttttatctCCAGTA is a window from the Arachis hypogaea cultivar Tifrunner chromosome 17, arahy.Tifrunner.gnm2.J5K5, whole genome shotgun sequence genome containing:
- the LOC112764159 gene encoding thylakoid lumenal 17.4 kDa protein, chloroplastic, producing the protein MANFSIPIPRNGLSIPNYSTKRPSTLHTPLKVSCSESGTNSNGIKGLACGILAACAVSSSAFSVTAANQRLPPLSTEPNRCERAFVGNTIGQANGVYDKPLDLRLCDYTNEKSNLKGKSLSAALMSDAKFDGADMTEVVMSKAYAVGASFKGVDFSNAVLDRVNFGNANLEGAVFRNTVLSGSTFDDAKLEDAVFEDTIIGYIDLQKLCTNKTISDEGRAELGCRS
- the LOC140180719 gene encoding uncharacterized protein, with amino-acid sequence MNTLSQPQGPNLFQRLYISFDACKRGFKNGCRPLIGFDGCFLKGYYGGQLLSAVTQDANNHVFVIAFGVTRVENTDNQKWFLTCLQEDFGASMLFGWHLMSDQQKGLVRAVQEVMPNVFHRNCVLHMWKNCKKRFRDKQVKGCVWEAARSTAPVQFKAAMDRLKTVSNGAWEYISKFDPKVWCRAFFSHYPKNAAVTNNMCESWNAVIVEAREKPILTLCEELRVHVMNKMARHKRILGAYKGRLAPVQQIKLDKWIKPESHKWNAQWCGDNDRVVFEVYLVFMLLQQYPE